Below is a window of Methanocaldococcus jannaschii DSM 2661 DNA.
ATATGATTCCTTATATGATGCTATAAAGGAAGCCGACTAGTAAATAATGAATAGTTATTTTCTATTATTTTATAACACCTTCTTTATAGCATTCCAAACTAAAAAACTCTGAGGCTTTAAAATCCCTTCTATTGGATTTAAGAATAAGATATTTCTTTTAATTAAAAACTCTCTAATTTTTTTAGGTATTTTTATATCCTCTATTTCATAATCTTCTTTAAATAATTTTAATGCATCAACAACTTTTTTATAAAGTTCCTCATCTTCTTCTTTAACATCCTCTAAGAAATATTTTAACTTTTGAGTAGCATCCTTAAGCATAAAATCTAAAATATCGTTTAAATTTTCATATCTCAACTTATCAATAACTTTTATTATTAAAACTGGTTTTCCCCCTACATAATTATAGATTAACTCTTTATCTTCATTAGTTAAGCTCATGTTATTCTCTTTAGCCAAAAAATCCATAAATTTTAAGGCAGTTTCCTTATCAAAATCATCCACTAAGATATATTCACCTCGCATAGAGGCAAAGCCTCTATTGCTATACTCCAGAGCGGGGTTGCCAAAGGCAACCCCACTTTCTATCTGGGGGAGTATACCAATAGAGGGGGCGTAGCCCCCTCTATGGTCATCCACCAAAATATAATCAACTCTATCCTCCAACATTGCTTCATTATAAACTCTCTCTATGAATAAGCTATCTGAACTTAGGCAGAAAACGTGGCATAGGTGTTTATGCTTGGTTAGAGATACAAAGTAATTAAATAGCTCATAGATTAAGAATCCATTAATTTTCATGTCTCCAATCTTTTGAAGTTCATCAATAATAATTATTGGTTGCTTTCCTTCTCTTTTAATGTCCATTAAAACATTGGTTATATATCTAAAAACATTTTTAGTTGTTTTCTTTTTAAAAATCTCGTTTAGAGTATTTTTTGGTATGGGAATGCCATACAATGAAGGTAAGTCATTGATAATTGCCTTAATTACTTCTATAGGGCTTTTATCTCCTTCATATTCCTCAAACAAAACTTCAATGAAATCATCGTATTTAGAGATAAAAATCTCCCTCAAATCAAAATAAAACACAATGTATTTATTTTTATCTAATCTATTGTTAATAATCTCATTTATTAAGGCAGTTTTTCCACTATTTATGGAGCCATAGATGAAATAAATCAAATTTGGTTCTCCTTCTATAATAGATAAGATTTTATGAATTTCTTTCTCTCTATTGAAGAATTTCATAAAAATCACCAAAATTCCCATTATAAAATGAGAATATATAGTAAATTTAATCCTTAATAATTCTCCTCAAATTAATTGATAACAATGAGCTAATCTTATTAATTTGCTCCTCAGAAATCTCAATTTTTTTCTGTAACAATTTTGATATATCAATCTCTATATATTCTTCACCAACATCTCTTGGATGTATTGGAGATATTTCATTAAACACAGAAAAAACTGGGCAGAAGTCATGGCAATATAGGCAATATACACATTTTTCTGGATTAATTTTTGGTATTTTATCTTTAACATAGTTATCTGTTATTTTAACGGGCTCAATTGGAATCATCTCAATTGCCTTAGTTGGGCAGACGTTGGCACATCCCTCACAACCAATGCAGAGTTCTTCAATAACGGTTTTTGGAATCTTAACAGTTCCAGTTAGTATAGCGTTTCTCATCTCTAAGCTTGTGTATCTTCCAGACCCAAAGATAATTCTCTCCAAATTTTCATATATCCCGGTTAAAAATATCTTGGCAAAGTTCTTTAGTTCAGCCAACTCAATCACCAAAATTTTATTCTTTCACTTTCCATTTTCTATGTAGATATATCGCTTTAGTTGGGCAAATATTGTAGCAAGCTCCACAGAACTCACATCTCTCTTTATCAATAACTCCATAATCAATGCAATTATTTGGGCAGACCTTGTTGCAGAGACCACACTTTATACAGAAGTCCATATCAGTTCTAATAAATGAGTTTTCTCTATCAACAACCTTTTTATAGCCAGTTGTGTTTGGAATCACATCTCTTGGGCAGTGAATAGCACATGTTTCACAAGCTATGCAATTATCAGTAAATAAAACCTCTCCATTACTTCTGTCTATTATTATAGCGTCTCTTGGACATACATTTGAGCATGTTCCACAGAGTATGCAGTTTTCATCTTTAATTTTCTCCAATTTAACTGTTGTTATTGATATTGCTTCTTCTGGACAGTTATTTATACAAATTTCACATAGAGAGCAGCCTCCAACAACTCTATCATCTACAGGACTTTCGCAGGAGTAAAGTTTATTATTGCCCATAGATGCCTTTGGCATCAAATTTCCTTTATGGATGTATAATCTGCGAAAGTCCTGTTTAATTCTTCTAACATCGTTAGGGCAGATTTTAACGCATTCCATACATTTCCAACAAACATCTGGGCTGTAATATAGATGTCCATTCTCAAACCTTAAAGCTCCACTTGGGCAGTGTTCAGCACACAACCCACAATTTATACAATAACTTGTTGGTTGGGATGTTTTATCTTCCTTAACTTTAATAACTTTAAAGTTTTCAACTTTTAAAGCATCGTTAGG
It encodes the following:
- a CDS encoding 4Fe-4S binding protein; translated protein: MIITILDECRVEEKCQSCPFSQTSKCMEACPTDAIFLLNNKSFSCLTCGECARNCPNKAIKRNEFGGYYVDRRRCNGCGICANVCPIGIIKIVEKDGKKFPMGICSMCGVCVEVCPYNARVSSYELLNTKREGLAERYLKVLENLMKVKLFRAEEKPGKVVEKVERKSIKIDRDKCVGCLRCSYLCPRDTIVPDSIDACTSCNLCGENCPKDAIKDGEVDYNKCILCLKCVEICPNDALKVENFKVIKVKEDKTSQPTSYCINCGLCAEHCPSGALRFENGHLYYSPDVCWKCMECVKICPNDVRRIKQDFRRLYIHKGNLMPKASMGNNKLYSCESPVDDRVVGGCSLCEICINNCPEEAISITTVKLEKIKDENCILCGTCSNVCPRDAIIIDRSNGEVLFTDNCIACETCAIHCPRDVIPNTTGYKKVVDRENSFIRTDMDFCIKCGLCNKVCPNNCIDYGVIDKERCEFCGACYNICPTKAIYLHRKWKVKE
- a CDS encoding ATP-binding protein, which encodes MKFFNREKEIHKILSIIEGEPNLIYFIYGSINSGKTALINEIINNRLDKNKYIVFYFDLREIFISKYDDFIEVLFEEYEGDKSPIEVIKAIINDLPSLYGIPIPKNTLNEIFKKKTTKNVFRYITNVLMDIKREGKQPIIIIDELQKIGDMKINGFLIYELFNYFVSLTKHKHLCHVFCLSSDSLFIERVYNEAMLEDRVDYILVDDHRGGYAPSIGILPQIESGVAFGNPALEYSNRGFASMRGEYILVDDFDKETALKFMDFLAKENNMSLTNEDKELIYNYVGGKPVLIIKVIDKLRYENLNDILDFMLKDATQKLKYFLEDVKEEDEELYKKVVDALKLFKEDYEIEDIKIPKKIREFLIKRNILFLNPIEGILKPQSFLVWNAIKKVL
- a CDS encoding 4Fe-4S binding protein, with the translated sequence MIELAELKNFAKIFLTGIYENLERIIFGSGRYTSLEMRNAILTGTVKIPKTVIEELCIGCEGCANVCPTKAIEMIPIEPVKITDNYVKDKIPKINPEKCVYCLYCHDFCPVFSVFNEISPIHPRDVGEEYIEIDISKLLQKKIEISEEQINKISSLLSINLRRIIKD